One Hevea brasiliensis isolate MT/VB/25A 57/8 chromosome 5, ASM3005281v1, whole genome shotgun sequence genomic region harbors:
- the LOC110665882 gene encoding CASP-like protein 5A1: protein MMNGSRPTVHPVEAPPLTDGPLNGPRMRMKNVQGMPGTHGGLTLRLLQFVFGLVSLCVMATTSHFRTFTAFCYLVIAVSLQISWSLSLAIVDAYALLVRRSLRKRAIVRLFAIGDGITSTLIFAAASASAGITVLVGNDLNRCSVNPCARFETATAMAFISWFAMTPSFLMNFWALASQ from the exons ATGATGAATGGGAGCAGGCCAACGGTGCATCCTGTGGAGGCTCCGCCGTTGACCGATGGACCTCTGAATGGGCCCAGGATGAGGATGAAGAACGTCCAAGGCATGCCTGGAACACACGGTGGCCTCACTCTTCGTCTGCTTCAGTTTGTGTTTGGTCTCGTCTCTCTCTGCGTCATGGCCACCACCAGCCACTTCCGCACCTTCACAGCGTTTTG CTACCTAGTCATTGCTGTTAGCCTCCAAATATCATGGAGTTTGTCCTTGGCAATTGTGGATGCTTATGCCCTTTTGGTGAGAAGAAGTCTCAGAAAACGTGCAATTGTCCGTCTTTTTGCCATTGGTGATGGG ATTACATCCACCCTTATATTTGCAGCTGCCAGTGCATCTGCTGGCATCACAGTCCTAGTTGGCAATGATCTTAATAGGTGTTCTGTGAACCCCTGCGCTAGGTTTGAAACTGCCACAGCCATGGCTTTTATCAGCTGGTTTGCCATGACACCATCCTTTCTCATGAATTTCTGGGCATTGGCTTCCCAGTAA
- the LOC110665880 gene encoding auxin response factor 18: protein MITFMEAKERVKEVEKCLDSQLWHACAGGMIQMPMVNSKVFYFPQGHCEHASGPMDFRNFPRVPSYILCRVLAVKFMADPETDEVYANMKLAPITSSEPGLEEEEERVINGGEGQENKPASFAKTLTQSDANNGGGFSVPRYCAETIFPRLDYSADPPVQTILAKDVHGDTWKFRHIYRGTPRRHLLTTGWSTFVNHKKLVAGDSIVFLRAENGDLCVGIRRAKRGIGGGPESSWNPAGGNCVMPYGGFSAFFREEENKLLRNGNGNSNGNGNGSRVNGVLMGKGKVRPESVTEAATLAANGQPFEVFYYPRASTPEFCVKASLVKTALQIRWCSGMRFKMAFETEDSSRISWFMGTISSAQVADPLRWPDSPWRLLQVTWDEPDLLQNVKRVSPWLVELVSNMPAIHLSPFSPPRKKLRFPQHPDFPLDGQFPIPSFSGNLLGPSNPFSCLPDNSPAGMQGARHAHYGLPLSDLHLSKLQTGLLPAGFPPLLDHAATHTRISNSPIIQKPSMSENVSCVLTMAHSTQISKKTDDVKTPQLVLFGQPILTEQQISLSCSGDTVSPVHTGNSSSKGNLDKMTNFSDGSGSALHQQSLSERSSCEGFQWHKNNPQENEPSLEIGHCKVFMELEDVGRTLDLSLLSSYEELNKKLADMFKIENSETLNNVLYRDVTGAVKHIGCEPFSDFMKTARRLTILMDSSSDNVGL from the exons ATGATTACATTTATGGAAGCCAAAGAGAGGGTGAAGGAGGTGGAGAAGTGCTTAGACTCTCAGCTATGGCATGCCTGCGCTGGTGGAATGATCCAAATGCCTATGGTGAACTCCAAGGTCTTCTACTTCCCTCAAGGCCACTGTGAGCATGCCTCTGGTCCTATGGATTTCAGGAACTTCCCTCGCGTCCCTTCATATATCCTTTGTAGGGTTTTGGCTGTTAAATTCATGGCTGATCCTGAAACCGATGAGGTTTATGCCAACATGAAGTTGGCTCCAATTACTAGCAGCGAGCCTGGTTTGGAGGAAGAAGAGGAACGTGTAATTAATGGGGGAGAAGGGCAAGAGAATAAGCCAGCTTCCTTTGCTAAGACATTGACCCAATCGGATGCTAACAATGGTGGAGGTTTCTCCGTGCCAAGGTATTGTGCAGAGACCATTTTTCCACGGCTGGATTACTCAGCGGATCCGCCTGTGCAGACCATTCTTGCTAAGGATGTTCATGGAGATACATGGAAATTTAGGCATATTTATAGAGGGACACCAAGGAGACATCTTTTAACTACTGGCTGGAGCACATTTGTGAATCATAAAAAGCTGGTTGCAGGGGATTCCATAGTGTTTTTGAGGGCAGAGAATGGAGATCTTTGTGTTGGGATTCGAAGAGCTAAGAGGGGAATTGGAGGAGGTCCTGAGTCTTCTTGGAATCCTGCAGGTGGGAACtgtgttatgccttatggaggattCAGTGCTTTTTTTAGAGAGGAAGAAAATAAGCTATTAAGAAATGGAAATGGGAATAGTAATGGGAATGGAAATGGTTCCAGAGTGAATGGGGTTTTGATGGGGAAGGGGAAAGTGAGGCCTGAATCAGTTACTGAAGCAGCTACTCTCGCTGCAAATGGACAACCCTTTGAAGTCTTTTACTACCCTCGAGCTAGTACTCCTGAGTTCTGTGTGAAGGCTTCTTTGGTAAAAACAGCTTTGCAAATTCGGTGGTGTTCTGGGATGAGGTTCAAGATGGCCTTTGAAACTGAAGATTCTTCCAGGATTAGTTGGTTCATGGGGACTATTTCTTCTGCTCAAGTTGCTGATCCTCTTCGTTGGCCGGATTCACCATGGAGGCTCCTCCAG GTTACATGGGATGAACCTGATTTGCTTCAAAATGTGAAACGTGTTAGCCCATGGCTAGTGGAATTGGTATCAAACATGCCCGCCATCCATCTATCCCCTTTCTCACCACCAAGGAAGAAGTTGAGATTCCCACAACACCCTGATTTTCCCCTTGATGGTCAATTTCCAATTCCGTCGTTTTCCGGCAACCTCCTTGGGCCCAGCAACCCCTTTAGTTGTCTACCGGACAACAGTCCTGCTGGCATGCAGGGAGCCAGGCATGCTCATTATGGTCTACCTTTATCAGATCTCCACCTCAGTAAACTGCAGACTGGTCTACTTCCGGCTGGTTTCCCGCCACTACTTGATCATGCTGCTACTCATACTAGAATCTCAAATAGTCCTATCATTCAAAAGCCTAGCATGAGTGAGAATGTATCTTGTGTGCTAACCATGGCGCATTCTACCCAGATTTCAAAGAAAACTGATGATGTGAAGACACCCCAACTTGTACTGTTTGGTCAACCTATACTCACTGAGCAGCAAATCTCTCTTAGTTGCTCTGGTGATACAGTGTCACCAGTTCATACTGGAAATAGTTCATCTAAAGGAAATTTAGATAAAATGACAAATTTTTCTGATGGCTCTGGATCTGCTCTTCATCAGCAAAGCCTGTCGGAGCGGTCATCATGTGAGGGTTTCCAATGGCACAAGAATAACCCCCAAGAAAATGAGCCCTCCTTGGAGATTGGTCACTGCAAAGTCTTCATGGAATTAGAGGATGTGGGTCGGACTCTCGACCTTTCATTGCTCAGCTCTTATGAAGAGCTAAACAAAAAACTAGCGGACATGTTTAAGATAGAGAATTCGGAGACACTAAACAATGTGCTTTACCGTGATGTTACAGGCGCCGTCAAACACATTGGGTGTGAACCATTCAG TGACTTCATGAAAACAGCAAGGAGACTGACAATTCTAATGGATTCAAGCAGTGACAATGTAGGATTGTAG
- the LOC110665883 gene encoding uncharacterized protein LOC110665883, giving the protein MGGERKKILVGLVVAMFLGIAVYLRLWSIDYAISSDDTELLRRQFDLANREAMDESAEWRMKYDEEAERAAKCDKELIEIKQKVEDAASINQQLEMLQKENMALVERMEALKKKLEAAKLKCRS; this is encoded by the exons ATGGGAGGAGAGAGGAAGAAGATATTGGTGGGTTTGGTAGTAGCTATGTTTCTTGGAATTGCTGTTTACTTGAGGCTGTGGTCCATTGATTATGCTATTTCTTCTGATGACACTGAGTTGTTGAG AAGACAATTCGATCTTGCCAACAGGGAAGCAATGGATGAATCTGCTGAGTGGAGAATGAAATATGATGAAGAAGCAGAGAGGGCTGCAAAGTGTGATAAGGAACTGATAGAG ATTAAGCAGAAGGTGGAGGATGCTGCTAGTATTAACCAGCAACTGGAAATGCTGCAAAAG GAAAACATGGCCTTGGTTGAACGGATGGAGGCATTAAAAAAGAAGCTGGAGGCTGCAAAGTTAAAATGTCGCTCATGA
- the LOC110665884 gene encoding ubiquitin-like protein 5, with product MLEVVLNDRLGKKVRIKCNEDDTIGDLKKLVAAQTGTRAEKIRIQKWYTVYKDHITLRDYEIHDGMGLELYYN from the coding sequence ATGTTGGAGGTGGTGTTGAACGATCGGCTGGGGAAGAAGGTGAGAATCAAGTGTAATGAGGACGATACTATCGGCGACCTGAAGAAACTGGTGGCGGCGCAGACCGGCACCAGAGCCGAGAAGATTAGGATACAGAAGTGGTATACCGTATACAAGGATCATATCACTCTTAGGGACTATGAGATCCACGATGGAATGGGTCTCGAGCTCTACTACAACTGA